In a genomic window of Shouchella clausii:
- a CDS encoding GNAT family N-acetyltransferase, translating to MEDILQKVDDSNYFWQDDNVRLRAMQPEDWQGDYLSKFDTPARRFLACAIELPPTISGSKTFAEEHANFASTNGRIMFTIENEEGKNIGGINLNSIDERNGTFSIGIIIDKQYRGKGYGTSAMNILLKYAFLERRLHKFNDCVLEGNEGSIKMMEKLGCVQEGVRRQVVYINGQYLDLILFGLTKAEFVEARKEEYTFG from the coding sequence ATGGAAGATATTTTACAAAAAGTAGATGATAGCAATTATTTTTGGCAAGACGATAACGTTAGATTGCGTGCGATGCAACCTGAAGATTGGCAAGGAGACTATCTTAGTAAGTTTGATACGCCTGCTCGTCGTTTTTTGGCATGTGCGATTGAGTTGCCTCCTACTATTTCAGGTTCGAAAACGTTTGCGGAGGAACATGCAAATTTTGCTTCAACAAATGGTAGAATCATGTTTACGATCGAAAATGAAGAAGGCAAGAATATAGGCGGTATTAATTTAAACAGTATCGACGAGAGAAATGGCACATTTAGTATTGGGATCATCATTGATAAACAGTACCGGGGAAAGGGATACGGTACAAGCGCCATGAACATTCTTTTAAAGTATGCTTTTCTTGAACGAAGACTTCACAAATTCAATGATTGTGTTCTTGAAGGAAATGAAGGTTCTATTAAAATGATGGAAAAGCTTGGCTGCGTTCAAGAGGGGGTCCGTCGACAAGTTGTATACATAAACGGACAATATCTAGATTTAATACTATTTGGATTAACAAAAGCTGAATTTGTGGAAGCGCGGAAAGAAGAATATACGTTTGGCTAA
- a CDS encoding NAD-dependent epimerase/dehydratase family protein yields MKKIVLVGGAGTIGAILAEGLKHKYEIVVMDVQKPDDNVAFIEGDAVDFHGLLEKLPDDTDTIVNLLRIESAKGIDSKAHFDDMTALFFNASYYLLLAAQTKGVRRVVFASSNHVTDGYEKDGYSLLPREITVDDYPKTNSLYGVLKFASEQLGYLFAKEGKLSVINLRIASVPPAEKRKQPNDRLERTLLADEDLVALVQASIETDKNYGTYYGVSDNRHKPWSTLNAYQELGFGGKASKGK; encoded by the coding sequence GTGAAAAAAATCGTTTTAGTGGGCGGAGCAGGAACGATTGGCGCTATTCTTGCCGAAGGGCTAAAGCATAAGTATGAAATCGTCGTCATGGACGTGCAAAAGCCAGACGACAATGTGGCTTTTATTGAAGGGGATGCCGTTGATTTTCACGGTCTTTTGGAAAAGCTTCCTGATGACACGGATACGATTGTCAATTTGTTGCGGATCGAGTCAGCAAAGGGCATTGACAGCAAAGCGCATTTTGACGACATGACGGCGTTGTTTTTCAATGCCAGTTATTATCTGTTATTGGCAGCGCAAACAAAAGGCGTTCGCCGGGTCGTGTTTGCGAGCAGCAACCACGTGACGGATGGGTACGAAAAAGACGGCTACTCTTTATTGCCACGGGAAATTACCGTTGACGATTATCCGAAAACGAACAGTCTTTATGGCGTGCTGAAATTTGCCTCTGAACAGCTAGGTTATTTGTTTGCCAAAGAAGGCAAGCTCTCTGTCATCAACTTGCGGATTGCCTCCGTCCCACCAGCCGAAAAACGAAAACAGCCGAATGATCGGCTTGAGCGGACGTTGCTTGCCGATGAAGACTTAGTGGCGCTCGTTCAAGCGTCGATTGAAACAGACAAAAACTACGGGACGTATTATGGCGTTTCTGACAATCGCCATAAACCGTGGAGCACATTAAACGCCTATCAGGAGCTAGGGTTTGGCGGAAAAGCGAGCAAAGGGAAATAG
- a CDS encoding glycoside hydrolase family 95 protein: protein MQLTEQQPARTWTEAYPIGNGRLGAMVYGGVEHEKIALNMDSLWSGPPANRSQAPVKGTVANMRAAIGARDFQAASRYAKDMQGPYTQSYLPLGDLHISFPLRSHSSTGYERTLQLETATVTVEDGLYKRSVFASKPDEAIILHLEAVAELPLSFSAWLTSPLRTVEWPDQDHVGLAGWCPEHVDPNYASSSEPVRYTSYETSSAIRFASAIQLLETDGNAAVKNNKLVVEDARYATVLVHMETSFASAQAAQGKEPITLIRKRLSDTVTSTYEALQSQHLQDYQSLFQRMTFTLNGTEREKLSTSERLAKYGANDGKLVELLFQMGRYLLIASSREGTEAANLQGIWNEHIQPPWSSNYTLNINAQMNYWPAETAALPECHQPFLTFIEELAEQGKAVAKNYYQCRGWTAHHNSDIWRQAEPVGGFGDGDPVWAFWPMAAPWLTRHLWEHYLFSADRAYLTERAYPVMKGAVLFCLDWLVQDESGAVYTSPSTSPEHRFLYKGQPYPVSEGAVMDLALLEDVFHMFLAANELVGGDQQLATEVKDALNQLKKPPLSAEGALQEWTHGFPGEDIHHRHLSHLYGVYPGSQWSSNHQQKRYQAAKQSLRERGDGGTGWSLAWKLCLWARFLDGERTDALISRFMQLVRQGDEQHESGGVYPNLFSAHPPFQIDGNFGFVAGVIETLVQSHEGFIRLLPALPRRWKQGAITGVRCRGGFTIDLEWQNSSVLACTVYASCENACIVVFPNGMSTTENGERMSIDAGKLYAFKAEKGKCYTFQNNGSC from the coding sequence ATGCAACTGACCGAACAGCAACCAGCGCGGACGTGGACCGAAGCCTATCCGATTGGAAATGGGCGGCTAGGGGCGATGGTTTATGGCGGTGTTGAACACGAAAAAATCGCTTTAAACATGGACAGCCTTTGGTCAGGGCCGCCTGCTAACAGGAGCCAAGCGCCTGTGAAAGGAACGGTAGCGAACATGCGCGCAGCCATTGGCGCTAGAGACTTTCAGGCGGCAAGTCGATATGCAAAAGACATGCAAGGCCCATACACGCAATCGTATTTGCCACTCGGCGATTTGCATATCTCGTTTCCTTTGCGCTCGCATTCAAGCACTGGCTATGAACGGACGCTTCAGTTAGAAACGGCAACGGTGACGGTGGAAGACGGGTTATACAAAAGAAGCGTTTTTGCTAGTAAGCCTGACGAGGCGATCATTTTGCACTTAGAGGCCGTTGCTGAGCTGCCGCTCTCTTTTTCGGCGTGGCTCACATCGCCATTGCGTACGGTTGAATGGCCCGATCAGGACCATGTCGGACTCGCAGGCTGGTGCCCAGAACATGTGGACCCCAACTATGCCTCATCTTCAGAGCCGGTTCGGTACACAAGCTATGAAACATCGTCGGCGATCCGGTTTGCTAGTGCGATACAATTGCTCGAAACAGACGGAAACGCAGCGGTTAAAAACAACAAACTCGTTGTCGAGGATGCCCGTTATGCAACGGTGCTCGTTCATATGGAAACTAGTTTTGCATCAGCACAGGCAGCCCAAGGCAAAGAGCCAATTACGCTCATTCGCAAACGCCTCAGCGACACGGTTACGAGCACGTATGAGGCGTTGCAGAGCCAGCATTTACAAGATTATCAATCCCTTTTTCAACGGATGACGTTTACCCTTAACGGAACGGAACGAGAGAAGCTTTCCACAAGCGAACGCCTCGCCAAGTACGGCGCCAACGATGGTAAGCTCGTTGAGCTGCTCTTTCAAATGGGCCGTTATCTCCTCATCGCCAGCTCAAGGGAGGGGACAGAGGCAGCCAATCTCCAAGGAATATGGAATGAACACATTCAACCGCCTTGGAGCAGCAATTATACGTTAAACATTAATGCACAAATGAACTATTGGCCGGCAGAAACCGCCGCTTTGCCAGAATGCCATCAGCCTTTTTTAACGTTTATCGAGGAGCTGGCCGAGCAAGGAAAAGCCGTTGCTAAAAATTACTACCAATGTAGGGGCTGGACAGCGCACCATAATAGTGACATTTGGCGGCAAGCAGAGCCAGTCGGCGGTTTTGGCGACGGCGATCCTGTCTGGGCGTTTTGGCCAATGGCCGCTCCTTGGCTCACGCGCCATTTGTGGGAGCATTATTTGTTTTCAGCCGATCGTGCCTATTTAACGGAGCGCGCCTATCCAGTCATGAAAGGCGCCGTATTATTTTGCCTCGATTGGCTCGTCCAAGATGAAAGCGGTGCTGTCTATACGAGCCCGTCGACTTCGCCAGAGCATCGCTTTTTGTATAAAGGCCAGCCTTATCCAGTCTCCGAAGGCGCTGTGATGGATCTTGCCTTACTGGAAGATGTCTTTCATATGTTTTTAGCGGCAAACGAGCTAGTAGGCGGGGATCAGCAGTTGGCAACTGAGGTGAAAGACGCTTTAAACCAGTTGAAAAAGCCGCCGTTAAGCGCTGAAGGAGCGTTGCAAGAGTGGACGCACGGTTTTCCAGGAGAAGACATTCACCATCGCCATCTGTCTCATTTGTATGGCGTCTACCCAGGCAGCCAGTGGAGCAGCAACCACCAACAAAAACGCTACCAAGCAGCGAAACAATCGTTAAGGGAACGGGGCGACGGAGGGACTGGCTGGAGTTTGGCGTGGAAGCTCTGTTTATGGGCACGATTTCTTGACGGGGAACGGACAGACGCGCTCATTTCCCGTTTTATGCAACTAGTGCGCCAAGGCGATGAACAGCATGAAAGCGGCGGCGTCTACCCGAATTTGTTTTCCGCCCACCCACCTTTCCAAATTGATGGCAATTTTGGCTTTGTGGCCGGAGTGATTGAAACGCTTGTCCAGTCCCATGAAGGGTTTATCCGGTTGTTGCCGGCTCTTCCCCGTCGTTGGAAACAGGGCGCTATCACAGGAGTCAGATGCCGAGGCGGTTTTACGATTGACCTCGAATGGCAAAACAGCAGCGTTCTTGCTTGTACCGTCTATGCCAGTTGTGAGAATGCATGCATCGTCGTCTTCCCGAATGGGATGAGTACGACTGAAAATGGAGAACGAATGTCGATTGATGCAGGCAAGCTTTATGCGTTTAAGGCGGAAAAAGGCAAATGCTATACCTTTCAAAACAATGGTTCATGTTAG
- a CDS encoding ABC transporter substrate-binding protein produces MEKRSVVRASTIAGAVMVALGMAGCTSDDASNESDDSPVTFTLFSADPHSQWDNMESPVSQKVMEETGVTLQPEFDVNGGEQKIALMAASGDYPDFILPKGSASTLVNAGAFIDLTDLIEEHGPNLKKAYGDYFNRLKWSEEDESIYILPTAPIDHTYWEPGNGFMLQHEVVKELGYPDIRTVKDFEDAIRAYMEENPTIDGQPTLGLSLLADDWRIMISTTNPAFYATGAPDDGEFYIDPDTYEATMHYRRAEEKEYFRWLNHMNDSGLLDPESFVQKYDQYLEKISSGRVLGLIDADWQVDDAERALREAGKHERMYGMYPVTLTEEYKHPNFQDTGYLGGWGIGISVDNEDPVKAIQFLDYLASEEGQILQNWGLEGEHYEIVDGKRVIPPEEMEERNNNANYVKETGVGVLKGFAPAYGDGVEDSTGQTFTIANTEQIIDSYTEVEKEVLSNYGVEMWKDLYPQEDEFPVKPWGAAYNIPVDSSSDLNVIMQRCLDIVKRKVPEAILATPEEFDQVWDEFMAELEGAGVEEAEKEYTELVRTRVELWND; encoded by the coding sequence ATGGAGAAAAGAAGCGTGGTAAGGGCATCAACCATCGCTGGAGCGGTTATGGTGGCACTGGGAATGGCAGGGTGCACGAGCGATGATGCTAGCAATGAGTCAGACGATAGCCCGGTTACTTTTACGTTGTTTAGCGCCGATCCTCACTCCCAGTGGGACAACATGGAAAGCCCTGTAAGCCAAAAAGTGATGGAAGAAACAGGCGTTACGTTGCAGCCTGAATTTGATGTCAATGGAGGCGAGCAAAAAATTGCCTTAATGGCGGCGAGTGGCGATTACCCAGATTTCATTTTGCCAAAAGGCTCTGCGAGCACACTTGTCAACGCTGGCGCCTTTATTGACTTGACAGACTTGATCGAAGAGCACGGGCCGAATTTAAAGAAAGCGTATGGCGACTATTTTAACCGCCTGAAATGGAGCGAAGAAGACGAGAGCATTTACATTTTGCCGACTGCGCCAATCGACCATACGTATTGGGAACCTGGCAACGGCTTTATGCTCCAGCATGAAGTCGTAAAAGAACTCGGTTATCCAGACATTCGTACTGTCAAAGACTTTGAAGACGCGATCCGTGCTTATATGGAAGAAAACCCGACCATTGATGGCCAGCCGACGCTCGGTTTGTCGTTATTGGCTGATGATTGGCGGATTATGATATCGACCACAAATCCGGCTTTCTATGCAACTGGAGCTCCAGATGACGGTGAGTTCTATATTGACCCGGACACCTATGAAGCGACGATGCATTACCGCCGCGCGGAAGAAAAGGAATATTTCCGCTGGCTGAACCATATGAATGACAGCGGTTTACTAGACCCAGAAAGCTTCGTGCAAAAATACGACCAATATTTAGAGAAAATCTCATCAGGGCGTGTGCTCGGGCTCATTGATGCCGATTGGCAAGTCGACGATGCGGAAAGGGCATTGCGAGAAGCAGGCAAACATGAACGGATGTACGGCATGTATCCTGTAACGTTAACGGAAGAATACAAGCACCCTAATTTCCAAGATACAGGGTATCTTGGCGGCTGGGGCATCGGCATTTCCGTCGATAATGAAGACCCAGTCAAAGCGATTCAATTTCTTGATTATCTCGCTTCAGAAGAAGGGCAAATCCTGCAAAACTGGGGATTGGAAGGAGAACACTATGAAATCGTCGATGGCAAACGCGTCATCCCTCCAGAAGAAATGGAGGAACGGAATAACAATGCCAACTACGTGAAGGAAACGGGCGTTGGCGTTTTAAAGGGCTTCGCTCCAGCTTACGGCGATGGTGTGGAAGACTCGACAGGGCAAACATTCACAATCGCCAATACAGAGCAAATCATCGATTCCTATACAGAAGTGGAAAAAGAAGTTTTAAGCAACTATGGCGTTGAAATGTGGAAAGACTTATACCCACAAGAAGACGAATTTCCAGTTAAGCCATGGGGAGCTGCTTACAATATTCCAGTTGATTCTTCCTCCGATTTGAATGTGATCATGCAGCGTTGCCTGGATATTGTCAAACGCAAAGTCCCTGAAGCGATTTTAGCAACTCCAGAGGAATTTGATCAAGTTTGGGATGAGTTTATGGCCGAGCTTGAAGGAGCTGGCGTCGAAGAAGCCGAAAAAGAATACACGGAACTTGTGCGCACACGCGTTGAATTGTGGAATGACTGA
- a CDS encoding carbohydrate ABC transporter permease has product MRFLTSDGLFNVINYCFLTIVFLATLYPFLNVLAISLNDSTDTVRGGIYIWPREWTLENYRTIFQYDHLVTGFINSVLRTIIGTVLGVFSSAMVAFTLSRADFQGRKFVSTTLVLTLYFTGGLIPGYMLMRELNLINTFWVYVLPGMVNAFHIIIVRSFMDGLPYSLQESAKMDGANDFTIFWRIIMPLCTPVLATIALFVAVGQWNAWFDTYLYNGSNPDLTTLQYELMKILQNTTMGGSGDANAYRSISGEQAAQTVSPESIKMAISMVTVVPILLVYPFLQRFFVQGMTLGAVKS; this is encoded by the coding sequence ATGCGTTTTTTAACAAGCGATGGGTTATTTAATGTCATCAATTACTGTTTTTTAACGATCGTGTTTTTAGCAACGCTTTACCCTTTTTTAAACGTGCTGGCGATTTCTTTAAATGATTCAACCGACACAGTCCGAGGCGGCATTTACATTTGGCCCCGGGAATGGACGCTTGAGAATTACCGAACGATCTTCCAATACGACCATTTGGTGACAGGGTTCATCAATTCGGTGTTGCGGACGATCATTGGCACTGTGCTTGGCGTTTTCTCTTCGGCCATGGTTGCGTTTACACTGAGCCGCGCCGATTTTCAAGGGCGAAAGTTTGTGTCGACGACGCTAGTGTTGACGCTTTATTTTACAGGAGGATTAATTCCCGGCTACATGTTAATGAGAGAGTTGAACTTAATTAACACGTTTTGGGTCTATGTTCTCCCTGGAATGGTGAATGCGTTTCACATTATCATCGTCCGCTCGTTTATGGACGGGCTGCCGTACTCCCTACAGGAATCGGCGAAGATGGATGGCGCCAATGATTTTACGATTTTTTGGCGCATTATCATGCCATTATGTACGCCCGTGCTTGCGACAATTGCCTTGTTTGTCGCAGTTGGCCAGTGGAATGCTTGGTTTGATACGTATTTGTACAATGGCAGCAATCCAGACTTGACAACATTGCAGTATGAACTGATGAAAATCTTGCAAAATACGACGATGGGCGGTTCTGGCGATGCCAACGCTTACCGCAGCATAAGCGGCGAACAAGCCGCACAAACGGTCTCGCCTGAGTCGATTAAAATGGCGATTTCCATGGTGACGGTCGTGCCGATTTTATTGGTTTACCCATTTTTACAGCGCTTTTTCGTCCAAGGCATGACGCTCGGTGCTGTAAAAAGCTAA
- a CDS encoding ABC transporter permease translates to MKLTKKKAHSVAAVPLGQKRSFWQTVLQQRYLYAMSLPFVAWVFVFNYLPLFGWTMAFQDYRPGLAFFEQDWVGLKHFIELFQDERFYLVLRNTLVMSILGLLVGFTFPILFAVLLNEARAKLFKKTVQTVSYLPHFVSWVVVAGIVTKMLSVDGGIVNEILVATGAADKPIQFMTKGEWFWIIVTLADLWKEMGWNSIIFLAAMAGVDPQLYEAAKVDGASRWRQIWHITLPGIRPTILVVLILSIGSLMTIGFEKQFLLGNPTVVNYSEVLDLYALNYGINLSRFSYGTAIGIFNSLVAIILLFIANGIFKRYANQSVM, encoded by the coding sequence ATGAAGCTCACAAAAAAGAAAGCGCATTCAGTCGCTGCTGTGCCTTTAGGGCAAAAACGCTCCTTTTGGCAAACTGTATTGCAGCAACGGTATCTTTATGCGATGTCATTGCCGTTTGTCGCCTGGGTGTTTGTATTTAATTATTTGCCGTTGTTTGGCTGGACGATGGCCTTTCAAGATTATCGCCCAGGGCTGGCCTTTTTTGAACAGGATTGGGTAGGGCTCAAGCATTTCATTGAGTTGTTCCAAGATGAACGCTTTTACTTAGTGTTGCGGAACACATTAGTCATGAGCATTTTAGGGTTGCTTGTCGGTTTTACATTTCCAATTTTATTTGCCGTGCTGTTAAACGAGGCGCGGGCCAAATTGTTTAAAAAGACTGTACAAACCGTTTCGTATTTGCCCCATTTTGTCTCGTGGGTCGTTGTTGCTGGGATTGTCACAAAAATGCTTTCTGTTGATGGAGGCATTGTCAATGAAATTCTCGTGGCGACAGGGGCTGCTGATAAGCCGATCCAATTTATGACGAAAGGCGAATGGTTTTGGATTATTGTCACACTTGCTGATTTGTGGAAGGAAATGGGCTGGAACTCGATCATCTTTTTGGCGGCAATGGCCGGAGTCGATCCTCAGCTTTATGAGGCGGCAAAAGTCGATGGCGCCAGCAGGTGGCGACAAATTTGGCATATTACATTGCCAGGCATCCGCCCTACGATTTTAGTCGTACTCATTCTGTCGATTGGCAGCTTAATGACCATCGGTTTTGAAAAGCAATTTTTGCTTGGAAACCCGACAGTTGTTAACTATTCTGAAGTACTTGATTTGTATGCGTTAAATTATGGCATTAACCTTAGTCGTTTTTCTTATGGGACGGCGATCGGCATTTTCAACTCGCTTGTAGCGATTATTCTACTTTTTATTGCAAACGGCATATTCAAACGCTATGCCAATCAAAGTGTCATGTAA
- a CDS encoding response regulator transcription factor — MYKVLIADDEWMIREGVKNLIPWKHYGFEVASLACNGKDALEKYKHHKPDLVIADIRMPQMDGLSLLKQIRTENEAVPFLLLSGHADFHYAQEAIGHGVDGYLLKPLEEDELIEHVQIVFHKLEQRKQAHVLRQQSVRIEQERLLLNLLEGKALPQSVDISRLGLAASRYQIFLVHAGERDALEHLAEQIPHTAVPFAKGGDAGLLICHLQEGLTKSELQQWASHLLAPMRHGALGKCVHKMSAIQASYTAAKKLLSLAFYADKGSVISELPTVLQDEQLAKKPLSFYEERIYLALHIGEKEPAKQAVSDFLADVAARRMKEASLKAKASELALNVIQRLIASHVLAKEWAQKGYRFTAQLQEAEDFLQLRHVLLCLCDELAANTNVRSNDAAVKKMIDMIDSRYDENLRLETISAVLNYNSAYLGKRFKQETGDYFNTYLDKVRIHKSKQLLRAGCKVYEAAEKVGYPNVDYFHRKFKKYTGMSPSAFRKKG, encoded by the coding sequence ATGTATAAAGTGTTGATTGCCGATGATGAATGGATGATTCGGGAAGGGGTAAAAAATCTAATTCCCTGGAAACACTATGGCTTTGAAGTGGCTAGCTTAGCATGCAATGGCAAAGATGCCCTTGAAAAATACAAACACCATAAACCTGACTTGGTCATCGCAGATATACGAATGCCACAAATGGACGGGCTGTCTTTGCTGAAGCAAATTCGCACTGAAAACGAAGCTGTCCCTTTCTTATTGCTTAGTGGTCATGCCGACTTTCACTACGCCCAAGAGGCGATTGGCCACGGCGTAGATGGGTATTTGCTCAAGCCTTTAGAGGAAGACGAGCTTATTGAGCATGTGCAAATCGTCTTTCACAAATTGGAACAAAGAAAGCAAGCGCATGTCTTGCGCCAGCAAAGTGTACGGATCGAGCAAGAACGGCTTCTGCTCAACCTGTTGGAAGGAAAGGCGCTGCCGCAAAGTGTAGACATCTCTCGCCTCGGTCTTGCTGCCTCACGGTACCAAATATTTTTGGTACACGCTGGGGAGAGAGACGCATTAGAGCACTTAGCCGAACAGATTCCCCACACCGCCGTGCCTTTTGCCAAAGGCGGGGACGCTGGCTTATTGATTTGCCATCTTCAAGAGGGGCTAACGAAAAGCGAGTTGCAGCAGTGGGCGTCTCACTTGCTCGCGCCTATGCGCCATGGGGCATTAGGGAAGTGCGTCCACAAAATGTCTGCGATTCAAGCTTCCTATACTGCTGCCAAAAAGCTCCTTTCACTGGCCTTTTATGCGGATAAAGGCAGTGTGATTTCAGAGCTGCCGACCGTGCTTCAAGACGAGCAACTAGCGAAAAAGCCGCTTTCGTTTTATGAAGAGCGCATCTACTTGGCACTCCATATTGGCGAGAAAGAGCCGGCCAAACAGGCAGTCTCCGATTTTTTAGCGGATGTCGCAGCCCGGCGTATGAAGGAGGCTTCTTTAAAAGCAAAAGCAAGTGAATTGGCGCTGAACGTCATCCAACGCTTAATCGCTAGCCATGTGTTGGCAAAAGAATGGGCGCAAAAAGGCTATCGTTTCACCGCACAGCTCCAAGAAGCGGAAGACTTTTTACAGTTGCGGCATGTGCTTCTCTGTTTGTGCGACGAGCTTGCTGCGAATACAAACGTGCGCAGCAACGACGCCGCTGTTAAAAAAATGATCGACATGATCGATAGCCGCTATGACGAGAATTTACGGCTTGAGACGATATCTGCCGTTTTAAACTACAACAGCGCCTATTTAGGCAAACGGTTTAAACAAGAAACAGGCGATTATTTTAACACGTATTTGGATAAAGTCCGGATTCACAAAAGCAAACAGCTGCTCCGCGCTGGCTGCAAAGTATATGAAGCGGCAGAAAAAGTAGGCTATCCCAATGTCGATTATTTTCACCGCAAGTTTAAAAAATACACGGGAATGTCGCCGTCGGCATTCAGAAAGAAAGGCTAG
- a CDS encoding sensor histidine kinase → MRKAFHQYVSTKLNQIKIRDKLILMFLSGVVIPIAVVGLFLTNELKANAIKDAQEQADMNVERVKQRINEVLKGPIMVANHLQFDERLSELVNTDYDHSFSVFQAYRSYPDFAYHKGNHPEIETIRLYVDNPTLLNNWTFIPVEGSQMASWYNIAKADVGFYQWFYLQDETQGGGYYLSLMKRINFIEYGTFGLLVITIAPDLLETIMQQETHQTVVVDEQNSIISSSEPSFIGENLDELVVVTDRGKGKHGFYEGQANGEPIHIMETSLFPELSQNQLRIVSIIHTEDIVGAAKKLSYFGILVTGLGIAFSLFLIVWFSWGYVNRLSRLSATMKEVAQGNLTTKVALDGTDEIGQISLQLNKMIDDLNKSIAQVLEANEQKTALERKQNEMKFKMMASQMNPHFLFNTLEAIRMRAHMSNETDIAKAVKRLGQLLRKSLEVGSSMIPLKEELEMVRSYLEIQSFRYGERLTYDMDDAVTIDNVAVIPLTIQPLVENAVSHGLEAKEADGYVNICIKQAEDGTWIEVSDNGIGMGPQRQQEVRMMIEDPFEKPENRIGLRNVHQRLKQTYGTDGLLISSSQGEGTTVRFLIPKEEGSHV, encoded by the coding sequence ATGAGGAAGGCTTTTCATCAATATGTTTCGACGAAACTGAATCAAATCAAAATACGGGATAAGCTTATTTTGATGTTCCTGTCTGGCGTGGTCATTCCAATTGCCGTTGTTGGCTTGTTTTTAACCAATGAATTAAAAGCCAATGCGATAAAGGATGCCCAGGAGCAGGCAGACATGAATGTCGAACGTGTCAAACAGCGAATCAATGAAGTGCTAAAAGGGCCAATTATGGTTGCGAACCATTTGCAATTTGATGAACGGTTGAGCGAATTGGTCAACACTGACTACGATCACTCGTTTTCTGTCTTTCAAGCATACCGCTCTTACCCTGATTTTGCCTACCATAAAGGAAACCACCCAGAAATTGAAACGATCCGCCTTTATGTGGATAACCCAACGTTGTTGAATAACTGGACGTTTATACCAGTTGAAGGGTCGCAAATGGCTAGTTGGTACAACATCGCAAAAGCGGATGTAGGCTTTTACCAATGGTTTTATTTGCAAGATGAGACGCAAGGTGGCGGCTACTATTTAAGTTTAATGAAACGGATTAATTTTATTGAATACGGCACATTCGGATTGCTCGTTATTACAATTGCCCCTGACCTGTTGGAAACGATTATGCAACAGGAAACGCACCAGACGGTCGTTGTCGATGAACAGAATTCCATTATTTCGTCGTCTGAACCGTCATTCATTGGCGAAAACCTGGACGAGCTTGTCGTAGTGACAGACCGGGGAAAAGGAAAGCATGGATTTTACGAAGGCCAAGCAAATGGGGAGCCGATTCACATAATGGAAACAAGTTTGTTTCCCGAGCTTAGCCAAAACCAACTGCGGATTGTCTCCATCATCCATACCGAGGATATCGTTGGCGCGGCGAAAAAACTTAGTTATTTTGGCATTCTTGTTACCGGGCTCGGCATTGCGTTCTCGTTATTTTTGATCGTGTGGTTTTCATGGGGCTATGTGAATAGGCTCTCGCGTTTAAGTGCGACGATGAAAGAAGTGGCACAAGGCAATTTAACAACGAAAGTTGCACTCGATGGAACAGATGAAATTGGCCAAATTTCTTTGCAGCTAAACAAAATGATTGATGACTTAAACAAATCGATTGCCCAAGTGCTCGAAGCCAATGAACAGAAAACAGCCCTTGAACGGAAGCAAAATGAAATGAAATTTAAAATGATGGCGAGCCAAATGAATCCCCATTTTTTGTTTAATACGCTGGAGGCGATCCGTATGCGCGCCCATATGAGCAATGAAACGGACATTGCGAAAGCGGTCAAACGCCTAGGGCAGCTGCTGCGAAAAAGTTTAGAAGTCGGCAGCAGCATGATTCCATTAAAGGAGGAACTGGAAATGGTGCGGAGCTATTTAGAAATACAGTCGTTTCGTTATGGCGAGCGGTTAACGTATGACATGGACGATGCTGTCACAATCGATAACGTTGCTGTGATTCCGCTCACAATCCAACCGCTCGTCGAAAACGCCGTCTCCCATGGGCTTGAAGCCAAAGAGGCAGATGGCTATGTGAACATTTGCATCAAACAGGCAGAAGATGGGACATGGATTGAAGTGAGCGATAACGGGATCGGAATGGGGCCACAACGGCAGCAAGAAGTTCGTATGATGATCGAAGACCCTTTTGAAAAGCCGGAAAACCGGATTGGTTTGCGCAATGTCCATCAGCGCTTAAAACAAACGTACGGCACTGACGGCCTCCTGATCAGCAGCAGCCAAGGCGAAGGGACAACGGTGCGTTTTTTGATTCCGAAGGAGGAAGGAAGCCATGTATAA